One segment of Methylotenera versatilis 79 DNA contains the following:
- a CDS encoding SDR family oxidoreductase, with the protein MNNQKPTVLVTGATGQIGGDTLRFLQADDSITLVAAARSPAKAKAFETQGIRTVILDFDKEETLAPALQGIDRVFLVTGYSVDMLRQSKAFLDKAKLAGVQHIVHLGACGRDDTTIGHWAWHQFVERYIEWSGFSFTHLRPEAFMQNLLSYDGTKAVNNGVIQQFTGDAPFSWVDGEDVALVAAQTLLHPDKHAGKTYRLGYDAKSYGDITVIMSEVLGQPFRYESLSPEIFLENMRVAGAEMAYMNCVCDNFKRIAAYAIPGVDETFDNFSGITGKEPVRWEAFVKKHQAAFAY; encoded by the coding sequence ATGAACAATCAGAAACCAACCGTTCTCGTTACTGGCGCTACCGGTCAAATTGGCGGCGACACACTTCGCTTCCTTCAAGCCGATGACTCCATCACGTTAGTGGCCGCAGCACGTTCACCCGCCAAGGCCAAAGCTTTCGAAACGCAAGGTATTCGTACGGTCATCCTCGACTTTGATAAAGAGGAGACCTTGGCACCCGCGTTACAAGGAATCGACAGAGTCTTCCTTGTGACTGGTTATTCAGTAGACATGCTGCGCCAGAGCAAAGCATTTTTGGACAAAGCCAAGCTGGCCGGTGTGCAGCATATTGTGCATCTCGGTGCTTGCGGACGTGACGACACGACGATTGGGCACTGGGCATGGCATCAGTTTGTGGAGCGGTACATTGAGTGGTCAGGTTTCTCATTCACGCACTTGCGACCGGAAGCCTTCATGCAAAATTTACTCAGCTACGATGGCACGAAGGCGGTGAATAATGGCGTCATCCAGCAATTCACCGGAGATGCTCCGTTTAGCTGGGTCGATGGCGAGGATGTTGCCTTAGTCGCTGCACAAACGCTTTTACACCCAGACAAACATGCCGGTAAAACGTATCGCTTAGGTTATGACGCCAAATCATACGGCGACATCACGGTTATTATGTCCGAAGTGTTAGGGCAGCCGTTCCGCTACGAGTCCTTATCTCCAGAGATTTTTCTGGAGAACATGCGGGTAGCCGGTGCCGAAATGGCTTATATGAACTGCGTGTGCGATAACTTCAAACGCATTGCCGCCTATGCCATTCCCGGCGTGGACGAGACATTCGACAATTTTTCAGGCATTACTGGTAAAGAACCCGTACGGTGGGAAGCGTTCGTGAAGAAACACCAGGCAGCTTTCGCTTATTGA
- a CDS encoding GGDEF domain-containing protein, whose translation MKLDVRTTMVLLAMLSIMISGLILLAGLRTRSFTSIKQWSIASLCIGLGLGSAYFFRTVTPSAKLAVVVGSALVASGVALQFTGIQSFKLSRIYKGLAISYVAVTILQTYWFEFIQIDISARSIANSLLLSIGYAACASLLLRNTKPPLRAVLWFTGLSFALLSVVMLIRAIVIAHSLEVYSLYSNTPINPITFVISCVLQVCVAFGFMLMLNHQFIAEIEKIASRDTLTGAFNRRQLEQEIVRLQSRFERTGDKFSLMLIDVDNFKFINDNYGHPNGDEVLRRLTNIAIATIRVEDYFARYGGDEFCILLPSTSTDKALIVADRLREAYASTTFEFGGEVMKSSISIGITDSSKIGLESRNLIGAADRALYKAKQYGRNKVVFYSASDSV comes from the coding sequence ATGAAGCTTGATGTGCGTACAACCATGGTGCTACTCGCAATGCTGTCCATCATGATTTCGGGTTTAATACTACTAGCCGGTCTTCGTACACGAAGTTTTACTAGCATAAAACAATGGTCAATTGCTAGCTTATGCATTGGTTTGGGCTTAGGGTCTGCTTATTTTTTCAGAACAGTAACACCTAGCGCTAAATTAGCTGTTGTCGTTGGCTCAGCACTAGTGGCCTCTGGTGTAGCTTTGCAATTCACTGGGATACAATCTTTCAAGCTGAGCCGCATTTACAAGGGATTAGCTATTTCCTATGTCGCTGTGACTATACTTCAGACTTATTGGTTTGAATTTATACAAATAGATATTAGCGCTCGTTCTATTGCGAACTCACTTTTGTTGTCTATAGGGTACGCAGCATGTGCCAGCCTGCTTTTGCGTAACACTAAACCTCCACTTAGAGCAGTCTTATGGTTTACTGGTTTGTCGTTTGCCTTGCTATCAGTAGTCATGCTGATAAGGGCAATTGTAATCGCGCACTCTTTAGAGGTTTATAGTCTTTATTCAAATACTCCGATTAATCCGATTACTTTTGTTATCAGTTGCGTACTTCAGGTGTGTGTTGCGTTTGGCTTCATGTTAATGTTGAACCATCAATTCATAGCAGAAATTGAAAAAATAGCTTCTAGGGATACATTAACAGGAGCTTTCAATCGACGTCAGCTTGAACAAGAGATAGTACGGTTACAGTCGCGCTTTGAACGTACAGGCGATAAATTCTCTTTAATGCTAATAGATGTAGATAATTTCAAATTCATTAACGATAACTATGGGCACCCCAATGGCGATGAAGTCTTGCGCAGATTAACCAATATAGCAATTGCAACCATACGGGTTGAGGATTATTTTGCGCGTTATGGGGGAGATGAGTTCTGTATTCTACTTCCCTCAACATCAACTGACAAAGCTCTTATCGTAGCTGACCGCTTAAGAGAAGCATATGCCTCGACTACTTTTGAATTCGGAGGAGAAGTTATGAAAAGTTCGATTAGTATCGGAATTACTGATTCTTCTAAAATTGGTTTAGAGTCCAGAAATCTAATTGGTGCAGCAGACCGAGCACTCTATAAAGCCAAGCAATATGGTAGAAACAAAGTGGTTTTTTACTCGGCATCAGATAGCGTATGA
- a CDS encoding DNA-3-methyladenine glycosylase I: MSPNISSKEVSTRKRCVWAESNALMQAYHDSEWGVPQRDSRMLWEMLMLEGFQAGLAWIIVLKKREAFRKAFANFDPVKVAKFDEKDIEHLMNDEGIIRARAKIEATIKGAKIYCDMLERGEDFSEFCWSFTKGKVLKGDGSHVSVTTPLSEEISKEFKRRGFKFVGPTIVYAWMQAVGIVNDHASDCFCSTAAVHI, encoded by the coding sequence ATGAGTCCAAATATATCTTCAAAAGAAGTAAGTACGCGCAAACGCTGTGTTTGGGCAGAAAGCAATGCGCTGATGCAAGCCTATCATGATAGTGAGTGGGGAGTTCCGCAGCGTGATTCACGTATGCTTTGGGAAATGCTAATGCTGGAAGGATTTCAAGCGGGGCTTGCTTGGATTATCGTGCTTAAAAAGCGTGAGGCGTTTCGCAAAGCATTTGCTAATTTTGATCCAGTAAAAGTAGCAAAATTCGATGAAAAAGACATAGAGCATTTGATGAATGACGAAGGAATTATTCGCGCTCGCGCCAAAATTGAGGCAACCATCAAAGGTGCAAAAATCTATTGCGATATGCTGGAAAGAGGTGAGGATTTCAGTGAGTTTTGCTGGTCTTTTACAAAAGGCAAAGTATTAAAAGGCGATGGCTCACATGTGTCTGTCACAACGCCACTTTCTGAAGAGATTTCAAAAGAATTTAAACGCCGCGGTTTTAAATTCGTAGGCCCAACCATTGTTTATGCTTGGATGCAGGCGGTTGGAATTGTGAATGACCATGCATCAGATTGTTTCTGTTCAACAGCAGCTGTGCACATTTAG
- the msrB gene encoding peptide-methionine (R)-S-oxide reductase MsrB — translation MLTWNDVLGFAREGNLKPEKKVVKTEAEWRQQLSDEEYWVTREAGTERAFSSELCSVLESGIYACRCCDNLLFDASEKFDSRTGWPSFSQPIQENAIAYHLDNAHGMTRVETTCNTCDAHLGHVFPDGPGKGGLRYCMNAIALLKK, via the coding sequence ATGCTGACATGGAATGATGTATTGGGTTTTGCCCGTGAAGGCAATCTTAAGCCAGAAAAGAAGGTAGTTAAAACAGAAGCAGAATGGCGTCAGCAATTGAGTGACGAGGAATATTGGGTCACGCGAGAAGCGGGAACTGAAAGAGCATTTAGTTCTGAATTATGCTCAGTATTAGAGTCAGGCATTTACGCTTGCAGATGCTGTGATAATTTGCTGTTTGATGCTTCAGAAAAGTTTGATTCCAGAACAGGCTGGCCTTCTTTTAGCCAACCGATTCAAGAAAACGCGATCGCTTATCATTTGGATAACGCACATGGCATGACGCGTGTGGAAACTACCTGTAATACTTGCGATGCGCACTTAGGCCATGTGTTCCCAGATGGTCCGGGCAAAGGTGGTTTGCGTTACTGTATGAACGCAATCGCGCTTTTAAAGAAATAA
- a CDS encoding TetR/AcrR family transcriptional regulator, translated as MNMNEKILATATMLFESRGIQASGIDTIIAEAGIAKATLYKYFPSKNLLITAYLRDKSDKFYEWLNARLVSKKANSIDILISLCELVEIWIVTPKFHGLPFHIASVEFPDPEHPINQYSAVLAVELQGYLTKIAETAGAKDPEALSQQLTILFEGAALLERLSPGLGAAERAKNAAITLIKASV; from the coding sequence ATGAACATGAATGAAAAAATACTCGCAACAGCAACCATGCTTTTTGAATCTAGAGGCATTCAAGCCTCCGGTATTGATACGATTATTGCAGAAGCTGGCATTGCAAAAGCGACGCTTTACAAATACTTTCCGAGTAAGAATCTGCTGATTACCGCTTACTTAAGGGATAAATCGGATAAGTTTTATGAGTGGTTGAATGCAAGACTGGTATCAAAAAAAGCTAACTCGATTGATATACTGATCTCACTATGTGAATTGGTGGAAATATGGATTGTGACGCCTAAGTTTCATGGATTGCCGTTTCACATCGCATCTGTGGAATTTCCAGATCCAGAGCATCCGATCAATCAATATTCCGCAGTATTGGCTGTTGAATTACAAGGTTATTTAACCAAGATTGCAGAAACGGCGGGGGCAAAGGATCCAGAAGCACTTAGCCAGCAACTCACTATTTTATTTGAAGGCGCGGCATTATTGGAAAGACTAAGCCCAGGTTTAGGTGCCGCTGAACGCGCGAAAAATGCAGCCATCACCTTAATTAAAGCATCTGTATAA
- a CDS encoding AAA family ATPase: MNIASTDVQLTDWRSHALKLENEVKKVIVGQDKAIRLMNTAIFARGHVLLEGGVGVGKTTLLQSIARCIGGAYERIEGTVDLMPNDLIYHTYLGEDGRPKIDEGPLLRAGENLSVFFFNEINRARPQVHALMLRVMAERHISAFKKEYRLPHMVVFADRNQVEKNETFEIPSAARDRFMMEIPIDIPADRELRKSLMFNLKFQHAESLTKQVESNVLQFDQLNAFSDILQRHIKASSTMEDYALDLWESTQSPEKYGVKLDSVDVNRLIHTGASPRGMGMLLKAARVNAWLHNRDNLYPEDIHAVFHELIAHRLVFNAMYENRRTQLARELTSQILNTVAVPAKA, encoded by the coding sequence ATGAATATTGCATCTACCGATGTTCAGCTTACCGACTGGCGCAGTCACGCACTGAAACTTGAGAACGAAGTAAAGAAAGTCATTGTTGGCCAAGATAAAGCTATTCGACTGATGAATACGGCCATTTTTGCTCGCGGCCACGTATTGCTCGAAGGTGGTGTTGGCGTTGGTAAAACCACTTTGCTGCAATCAATCGCCCGCTGTATTGGCGGCGCTTACGAGCGTATTGAAGGCACTGTCGACTTAATGCCGAATGATTTGATTTACCACACCTATTTGGGCGAAGACGGTCGCCCAAAGATTGATGAAGGTCCGCTATTACGCGCAGGTGAGAACCTATCCGTGTTCTTTTTCAACGAAATCAATCGCGCCAGACCGCAAGTGCATGCTTTGATGCTACGCGTGATGGCAGAGCGCCATATCAGTGCTTTCAAAAAAGAATATCGTTTACCGCACATGGTGGTATTTGCTGATAGAAACCAAGTCGAAAAAAACGAAACCTTTGAAATTCCTTCAGCCGCCCGCGATCGCTTTATGATGGAAATCCCGATTGATATTCCTGCCGACCGCGAGCTTAGAAAATCACTCATGTTCAACTTAAAGTTCCAACATGCAGAAAGCCTGACTAAACAGGTGGAATCCAATGTATTGCAATTTGATCAGTTGAATGCTTTTTCTGACATTTTGCAACGCCACATCAAAGCCAGTAGCACGATGGAAGATTATGCGCTGGACTTATGGGAATCGACCCAATCGCCAGAAAAATACGGTGTTAAGTTGGATAGTGTCGATGTGAACAGACTGATTCACACCGGCGCCAGCCCAAGAGGCATGGGCATGTTGCTGAAAGCCGCGCGCGTAAATGCTTGGCTACACAATCGCGATAATTTGTATCCTGAAGATATTCATGCAGTGTTTCATGAGTTGATTGCACATCGATTAGTATTTAACGCCATGTATGAAAACCGCAGAACACAACTGGCGCGTGAGTTGACATCACAAATATTAAACACAGTCGCTGTACCAGCAAAAGCTTAA
- a CDS encoding DUF58 domain-containing protein — MIPNYAKIFTYLVPWKSNSVHFGGHKGLQRGLGFEYKSNVSLIDYPDARRMDLRQTLRDPYEQVQVRIFNQDNTTPIFAVCDLSSSMQYRGNVRKLDQAKEIAASIAYSASETGDLFSFIAYNEHVIEELTLPLSHHLHLAFETIAQLDDYEKMRVSSEGILDVPQYLSQNKSMVFWLSDFHMPNHLIEQAFNAMSAHQIVPIVLWDEHEYKKLPKFGFGNMIDPETGASRTLFFRDSVRKQLEGAFAERKEALETLFSRFDTQAIYISGKFDADAMSHYFEEYMSL; from the coding sequence ATGATCCCAAATTACGCCAAGATTTTTACCTATCTGGTTCCTTGGAAATCCAACAGCGTCCATTTCGGTGGGCATAAAGGTTTGCAACGCGGCTTGGGGTTTGAGTATAAAAGCAACGTTTCGCTGATTGATTATCCAGATGCCAGACGCATGGATTTACGCCAGACGCTACGCGACCCTTACGAGCAAGTGCAGGTGCGCATATTTAACCAAGACAACACAACGCCTATTTTCGCGGTGTGTGATCTGTCTAGCTCGATGCAGTATCGCGGCAATGTGCGCAAGCTAGATCAAGCCAAAGAAATCGCTGCATCGATTGCTTATTCCGCGTCAGAAACCGGCGATTTGTTCAGCTTTATTGCCTATAACGAGCATGTGATAGAAGAGCTCACGTTGCCTTTAAGCCACCATTTGCATCTCGCATTTGAAACGATAGCGCAATTAGACGATTACGAAAAAATGCGTGTGAGTTCCGAAGGTATTTTGGATGTGCCGCAATATTTAAGCCAAAACAAGTCAATGGTATTTTGGCTGTCTGATTTTCATATGCCGAACCATTTGATCGAGCAAGCATTTAACGCGATGTCAGCACACCAAATTGTGCCTATCGTGTTGTGGGATGAGCACGAATACAAAAAACTGCCTAAGTTTGGTTTCGGCAATATGATCGATCCCGAAACAGGCGCTAGCAGAACGCTATTTTTTAGAGATTCGGTCAGAAAACAGTTAGAAGGCGCATTTGCGGAAAGAAAAGAAGCGCTTGAAACTCTGTTTTCTCGTTTCGATACCCAAGCGATTTACATCAGCGGTAAATTTGATGCAGATGCGATGTCACATTATTTTGAAGAATATATGAGCCTATGA
- a CDS encoding vWA domain-containing protein: protein MTLLHPWVLFLLPLVFVPFWFKSHQGQLYSWLPIIPVDRPSDIANYVVKTMIATIILSLILALASPQGASKKVLKVGKGAQTVFVIDRSVSMDHPFAGQSNSGRAAEIKSAAARRLITQFIDSRPDDMMGVVGFTNSSLYGMKITTNIDAIHSAINAATGPAINQTNIGAGVTEAVTLFDNIQSSGSRAIILLSDGAGKLSPRVKRKITEELSGKKLNFYWIVLREPDDISIFTKQVYPADSVPDAIALDKFFKSIKIKYKAFEADNPATLQSALQYIDSKEKNIIQYSVNIPGHDYSRDLIIFALVFGVFILIFKNLKVYSW from the coding sequence ATGACGCTTTTGCATCCATGGGTATTATTTTTACTGCCACTTGTATTCGTTCCATTTTGGTTTAAAAGCCATCAAGGCCAACTGTATTCCTGGCTGCCGATCATTCCGGTAGACAGGCCGTCAGACATTGCGAATTACGTGGTGAAGACAATGATCGCCACCATCATATTGAGCCTTATTTTGGCGCTGGCTTCACCGCAAGGCGCAAGCAAAAAAGTGCTGAAAGTGGGCAAAGGCGCACAAACGGTTTTTGTGATTGATCGTAGCGTGAGTATGGATCATCCGTTCGCCGGCCAATCAAATAGTGGTCGTGCCGCTGAGATTAAATCTGCTGCTGCTAGGCGCTTGATTACGCAATTTATCGACTCACGCCCAGATGACATGATGGGCGTAGTTGGTTTCACTAACTCATCTTTATATGGCATGAAAATCACTACCAATATCGATGCGATTCATTCCGCCATCAATGCAGCGACTGGCCCAGCAATTAATCAAACCAATATTGGCGCTGGCGTAACAGAGGCAGTCACTCTTTTTGATAATATTCAGAGTTCTGGCTCGCGCGCCATTATTTTATTGTCTGATGGTGCAGGCAAGTTGAGCCCGCGCGTTAAGCGAAAAATCACTGAAGAGTTAAGTGGTAAAAAATTAAATTTCTACTGGATCGTGCTGCGTGAGCCAGATGACATTAGTATTTTTACTAAACAAGTTTATCCTGCTGACAGCGTGCCTGATGCGATTGCTTTGGATAAATTCTTTAAATCCATCAAAATAAAATACAAAGCTTTTGAAGCCGATAATCCAGCTACTTTGCAATCTGCGTTGCAATATATTGATTCAAAAGAAAAAAATATCATTCAATACTCTGTGAATATTCCAGGGCATGATTACTCACGTGATTTGATTATTTTTGCACTGGTATTCGGCGTTTTTATATTGATCTTCAAAAACTTAAAGGTGTATTCATGGTAA
- a CDS encoding vWA domain-containing protein — protein MKKFIKFAKNNYETALYIGVITLLTLALVKPEIQLEQKVHNYLLVADVSQSMNAEDEKLNNQAVSRLAYTRQMMKKIVETSSCGTYISVGIFASDNVALLITPLEVCANYDVITDTISHLEWRMAWKGNSRLSFGVKAAENVFDSLNVPAQMLFFTDGDEAPRVNVTIKQDLSGVQIGKNFVFVGVGGATKVAVPRFNSANKRVGYWPINDNNNSGAVGVTYSDASQDEPDPPIASAEYDQFLSQLEDDYLKSLAGDIKAKYIKGQDTPEFYAFVQQQKPAASFVTAYSIRWMYLVCALVLVLLTFLPNIILKSFKSKGALVSKTPRKSTI, from the coding sequence ATGAAAAAATTCATCAAATTTGCTAAGAATAACTATGAAACCGCACTTTATATTGGTGTAATTACCTTGCTCACTTTGGCGCTAGTCAAGCCAGAGATTCAATTGGAGCAAAAGGTACATAATTATTTATTGGTTGCCGATGTATCGCAAAGCATGAATGCGGAAGATGAGAAACTGAACAATCAGGCGGTGAGTCGATTAGCCTATACGCGACAAATGATGAAAAAAATCGTTGAGACTTCTTCATGCGGCACGTATATCAGTGTGGGTATTTTTGCTTCCGATAACGTCGCTTTGCTGATTACGCCTTTAGAAGTATGCGCGAATTACGACGTGATTACAGACACCATTTCACACTTAGAATGGCGTATGGCTTGGAAGGGTAACAGTCGCCTGAGTTTTGGTGTAAAGGCTGCTGAAAATGTATTCGACTCATTAAATGTGCCCGCGCAAATGCTATTTTTTACCGATGGCGACGAAGCACCAAGAGTGAATGTCACCATTAAACAAGACTTAAGTGGCGTACAAATAGGGAAAAACTTTGTTTTTGTCGGTGTCGGCGGAGCAACAAAAGTAGCTGTGCCGCGCTTCAACTCGGCTAATAAGCGAGTAGGCTATTGGCCAATTAATGATAACAACAATTCGGGTGCAGTTGGCGTCACTTATTCTGATGCTAGTCAAGATGAACCTGATCCGCCAATCGCAAGTGCCGAATATGACCAATTTCTATCTCAGCTCGAGGATGATTATCTCAAGTCGCTTGCGGGCGATATAAAAGCAAAATATATCAAAGGACAAGACACGCCAGAGTTTTATGCCTTTGTGCAACAGCAAAAGCCAGCAGCAAGTTTTGTGACGGCATATTCAATCCGTTGGATGTATCTAGTATGCGCGTTAGTATTGGTTTTGCTGACTTTTTTACCCAATATTATTCTGAAATCTTTTAAATCTAAAGGTGCTTTAGTCAGTAAAACGCCGCGCAAAAGCACAATATAA
- a CDS encoding hemerythrin domain-containing protein codes for MLTISNNNKSFKSSVIQNMECIDLEQFITFQHSITQDSKSTDAITLLTADHDYLTHLFLDYNNAETTSVKERLALEICTELLVHTQVEEEIFYPLVKTILDKGATLPEPIIEYEGLKALIADIEAIYLPGNCFDDQIKFLAEYVKHHVKEDHEQIFPKLRLSNIDLKALGQEIALRKLALTRDRHALISARNKKPKDIS; via the coding sequence ATGTTAACAATTTCAAATAATAACAAAAGCTTTAAAAGTAGCGTTATTCAAAATATGGAGTGCATTGATTTGGAACAATTTATTACTTTTCAGCATTCCATTACGCAGGACTCAAAATCTACAGATGCAATCACTTTATTAACGGCCGATCATGATTATTTAACCCATTTATTTTTAGATTACAACAACGCGGAAACCACCTCAGTAAAAGAGCGTTTGGCTTTAGAAATATGCACAGAATTGTTGGTGCATACTCAAGTGGAAGAAGAGATTTTTTACCCGTTAGTTAAAACCATATTAGACAAAGGCGCTACATTACCAGAGCCGATTATTGAATATGAAGGTTTGAAAGCTTTAATAGCGGATATTGAAGCTATTTATTTGCCAGGAAACTGCTTTGACGACCAAATAAAATTTTTGGCAGAATATGTGAAACATCACGTTAAAGAAGATCATGAGCAAATATTCCCCAAATTAAGATTAAGCAATATTGATTTAAAAGCACTAGGGCAAGAAATCGCTTTGAGAAAGTTAGCGCTAACTCGAGATCGTCATGCGTTGATTTCTGCTAGAAATAAAAAACCAAAAGACATTAGCTAG
- a CDS encoding AsmA family protein: MSAFSSFKIKDALIHYKVPLIIFAVLIVFITFLATFNWNWFRPFLVSYVSQKSERDIKIGKLDVDFSGFLNPTIQLENLYIPNASWADKRPLISAKKISFRFNALQFLLNPKARIVHVTLSDSEVNLERLNDGLRNWRLLDPNYKGLGKYLVLSLTVQRSVIRVKNHALDLDLIAKIDPNPNSNLKSQKMSNSVTFSGNYLKAPFNGKLLTDAKVTFQQTNALFNVDGFVNQGKNKVSIIGKLGDVLKDPLIDADMKISGNLFSLVNIVSKDKLAGQDAFNVSTHIVKSKNKYQVNHFIGSINGSDLKGNFSYLDDKDTPQIKGDFTSEAINFKGLLNLFKQLKKSDAHSAHSNLPKANSLKLGSTNQSSIIENLKKSQLSLVLKIKKVAHLNKITLSNLTLKANGNARKFDLKIQDGLINGGKLSANATLNVNKDLPEFQSDIIVNKLKIESLLANENLENQVSAPLNVTVNAHSKGNSLAEITNNMFGHANVTIGKGVISNKLDAKLGLDFGKLFWLSLRGDKNITLNCGKFGFDIKDGIATSNVFWVNTQQTVIQGDANINLINKQVNVLLDSQPKDPSLFVNNKSIQVAGQFDEANYAINTTDNQLKKSAKNASHQQCNQH; encoded by the coding sequence ATGTCTGCCTTTTCATCATTCAAGATAAAAGACGCTTTAATTCACTATAAAGTACCATTAATCATATTTGCGGTTTTAATTGTTTTCATCACATTTTTGGCTACGTTTAACTGGAATTGGTTTCGACCATTTCTTGTTAGTTATGTCAGCCAAAAGTCAGAACGTGACATTAAGATAGGCAAGCTAGATGTGGATTTTTCAGGGTTTTTAAATCCAACTATTCAGCTTGAAAACCTATACATTCCTAATGCATCGTGGGCGGATAAGCGACCATTAATTTCGGCCAAAAAAATTTCTTTCAGGTTTAATGCGTTGCAATTTTTACTAAACCCAAAAGCTAGAATCGTTCATGTGACACTGTCTGATAGTGAAGTGAATCTGGAAAGATTGAACGATGGATTACGTAATTGGCGTTTGTTAGATCCTAATTACAAGGGTTTAGGAAAGTATCTTGTGCTTTCGCTAACGGTTCAACGTAGTGTCATCCGTGTTAAAAATCATGCTTTAGATTTAGACTTAATTGCCAAAATAGACCCTAATCCTAACTCCAATCTAAAATCGCAAAAAATGTCAAACAGCGTTACGTTTTCAGGCAATTATCTGAAAGCGCCTTTTAACGGCAAACTATTGACGGATGCCAAAGTGACTTTTCAGCAAACCAATGCGCTCTTTAATGTGGATGGTTTTGTGAATCAAGGTAAAAATAAAGTCAGCATAATCGGTAAATTAGGTGACGTTCTTAAAGATCCTTTAATTGATGCTGACATGAAGATTTCCGGAAATTTATTTTCTTTAGTTAATATCGTCAGTAAGGATAAATTAGCAGGACAAGATGCTTTTAATGTGTCTACGCATATCGTTAAATCGAAAAATAAATACCAAGTGAATCATTTTATTGGGAGTATTAATGGGTCGGATTTAAAGGGGAATTTCAGTTATTTGGATGACAAAGATACGCCTCAAATAAAAGGTGATTTCACTAGCGAAGCAATCAATTTTAAAGGCTTACTTAACCTATTCAAACAGCTAAAAAAATCTGACGCACATTCAGCTCATTCTAATTTACCCAAAGCCAATTCACTAAAACTCGGCTCAACAAATCAATCTTCCATAATAGAAAATCTAAAAAAATCACAGTTGAGTTTGGTGTTGAAAATTAAAAAAGTAGCGCATTTAAACAAGATTACGCTTAGTAACTTAACCTTAAAAGCGAACGGAAATGCGAGAAAATTCGATTTAAAAATTCAGGATGGTTTAATCAATGGCGGCAAACTTTCAGCTAATGCTACCTTAAATGTAAACAAAGATTTACCTGAGTTTCAAAGCGATATTATTGTTAATAAGCTTAAAATTGAAAGTTTATTAGCTAATGAAAATTTGGAAAACCAAGTATCTGCGCCGTTAAATGTAACAGTGAATGCTCACTCAAAAGGAAATTCATTAGCCGAAATCACTAATAATATGTTTGGTCATGCAAATGTAACAATTGGGAAAGGTGTGATTTCAAACAAGCTAGATGCTAAGTTGGGTTTGGACTTCGGCAAGCTATTTTGGCTATCATTGCGCGGTGATAAAAATATCACTTTAAATTGTGGCAAATTCGGGTTTGATATCAAAGATGGCATAGCAACTTCGAATGTATTTTGGGTGAACACGCAGCAAACTGTTATTCAGGGTGATGCAAATATTAACTTGATTAATAAGCAGGTTAATGTGCTTTTGGACTCGCAACCTAAAGACCCAAGTTTATTCGTGAATAATAAATCCATTCAAGTAGCTGGTCAGTTTGATGAGGCTAATTACGCCATCAATACTACGGATAATCAACTGAAAAAATCTGCTAAAAATGCGTCACATCAGCAGTGTAATCAGCACTAA